The nucleotide window ACGTGATACCCTCCTTCCAAGCATACTCGAACGTGGATCCTACCCGTGTACGAATTGCTCTCGTCTTCGCTGGAGAGGTTGAACCATCTTGACTTCGGGTCCGTTCGATCATCTGTTCTCCGCTCGATGGATGCCACGTGGAGCTTCGCGTGGCCAACGGTTTTGGAATTTGACACGTCCTCCACTGTGACCACCAAAAACGGCTCAAACGGCTCGGCTGCTACGAACACGAGGTCCTCGTTCCACGTTGGATTAGCCGAGCCAGGTGAGGCTCTTCCTGTTTTGAAAACCTGCGCGCCGAGCTGAGCCTTCACGTACAGCTCCGGATTTCGAGCCTTAGCCTCGGGTCCCGAACCTAGCTGCAAGTCCTGGGTTTGGATGACCGTTAGTCTCAGGTACCAAAGCTTGGGAGACAGATACACTTTAGCTCTTGTCTCCGGTATCAGCCCGCCAGAATCGGACTGCCAAGCCTCCTGAAAGGCCTCGTCAGCCTGAGTCCCGATCCAAACGGCGAGCATGACGTCATTTCCCGGCGAGGTTTCGGATTCGAGAGTGTACCACTGCGGAGCCAAAGGACTATCCGGAGGAACTCTTTTAGGAACCTCCTGCAGATCAAACGACACCGTTCCGAGAGAACTCTCGCTTTTCTCATCCCCTTCTTTGACCTCCTCTGACCAAACGGAAACCTCCAACGACGTCGAATTGAGGCCTTCTTTATCGAAGGCGAAAACCTGATCCCAGTCTTTGCCTTCACTCTCGCTTCTGGTCTTCACGCTGTGAGTCCCGATCACAAGCTTCGAGTAAACGGTCGAACCGGTTTCTGGTTTAGGTCTCTTCGCCTTCACCACGCGAACGTATAAAAACGGCATGCGATCAACGAGGTCGTAGGCACTGCAGCTCCGATCGCCTCTCAGAGATCGCAGTTCGTGATCGCTCACGTTCAGATCCGCACGCTTCTGCACTTCGCCGTGCTTTTCCTTCGGCGGCTTTGGCTTCTCCGTCTGCGCAATAGGTGGATTCTCCACCTCCGGCGGTGGCGGTGCCGCCGCCTCCGCCGTAGCCTCCtcctttggtttttcttcttttgattcttctttaGGTTTATtctcatcttctttcttttccttttccggCGGCTTCTCCTCCGCCGCTGGTGCTGACTCTGCTTTCTCCTCACCGGCGTTTTCTGTTTCCGGTGGATCGTCCTCGACGTACCAAACCTTGAGACCGAGCTCTCCTTTGATCTGAGAGAACACGCTCCTCTTCTCTAACGGATAGTAGACAATCGCTTCGGAACCGGATTTCACAAACGTGCTTCCGGAAATCTTGACTTTGCCGAGAAAAGTGCTTCGTTTCCCTGTCCTCTTGTCGTTGTAGATATTCACCTCCAGCGTTTCGGAAGGCATGGAGTCTTTGTCGTGGACGATGAACTCGAGTTTCTCGTCCCATTGAGGATTGAGATCTCTCGATTTCGTCTTGGTTCGCCGTCGCTGGCCATCGAAGTCAACGATCGCGTAAGCACTCGCGGTTCCTTGACCATCCTTCGGCATCAGGTTCTTCGCGTTGCAAACCTCCACCATGAGCTTCCTTCCAGCACCTTCCGCCATAGATCATAGATGAATCTCGTGAAAGAGAAGCttttgagagaaagaaaaaaaaaaagggaaaacagaggacttttcttcttccttgtgCGTTAGTAACTGGCTTGTGTCTGTGTTTCTTGTTCTTATTCGTTATAAGGTTTGGTGGAACAGTGGAAATGAGTGTAGatgagaggaagaagaaagttTTGAGGCGAGAAAGCGAGGAGCTGGGACACGTAGGACGTGAGTGCCACGTTGCGGAATCTCGAGGGAAGACATATCTCAACGGGTGTTTTCTGCGGTACATGTTCCCTGCAGTCAAGGGAATCCCACGTTTCACGTAGTCAGTCACTTCACCACCGTTGGATTTTCTCCTCTTACACTCCCAGCCCTTGATTTGCTTTgtccgaaaaaaaagggaaaataatgaAAGTAGAGTTAGATAGATATGAGTTTCTGCAGGGAATCTGTATCTGCAACGAGGAGGATGCAGTGCAGTGcagttattttaagaaatccAAAAAGGActattgtataaaaaattaaaatttgatgaaaCTTCTTAAAAATGTACTTGTCTTTTCTTGACTACATAACTGACTgcggaaatttgaatttaagaacGTTTTACAGAGTGTATGGTGCCTTGATGGGTTTAACTTATCTTAATGGGGCTTCTGCACCTTCCTGGACTCCTCTTGGCTGGTTTTGGAGCTTCCCTGTACTTCATGCACACTGTGCAATCAGTTCATTGCAATCGAAAAGGATTTTTGTTTCATGACTGGTGATATAAATATTGGCTTGTATGTTGGAAAGAAAGTGAGAATTGGAAAGGCCATAGTGAATGGGAAAACTAGAGATAAGGGAAAAATGAATATGATGAGATTTAccatgttttccttttttgaaaCTTAATATTTTGATGACAGATATGAGATGAAAAGTGATATGAATCAATCTCAACTTTTGGATTCTCTGGAAAGAATTTTGTTTGATTCATTTAACTAATCCCAACTAGTGGGAGAAGACTAGTTGTTTTTGTGGTTGTCTATGACAATAAAAATCTCTAAATTGTTTTCTGGGATCAAGCAAGATTTAGGTGCATAATGAGAGTTTGCATGAGTCTTTCATAACAGCCTTTTGTGTGCTGAACTTTTAACTTGTAATAAGACAAGGAGTGAATAAGTGGCTGTTTTGTTAACTAGTCCACCAGTCTATATCCGAACATTGAGGCCAACCTTCATTCCGTATGTTCTCCCAAAAGTTTTTCGTTATGGGTTTGTAGAAAAGACTTGTAGTTTCTAATGCTGCTGCCTG belongs to Glycine soja cultivar W05 chromosome 5, ASM419377v2, whole genome shotgun sequence and includes:
- the LOC114412432 gene encoding FT-interacting protein 7-like, with protein sequence MAEGAGRKLMVEVCNAKNLMPKDGQGTASAYAIVDFDGQRRRTKTKSRDLNPQWDEKLEFIVHDKDSMPSETLEVNIYNDKRTGKRSTFLGKVKISGSTFVKSGSEAIVYYPLEKRSVFSQIKGELGLKVWYVEDDPPETENAGEEKAESAPAAEEKPPEKEKKEDENKPKEESKEEKPKEEATAEAAAPPPPEVENPPIAQTEKPKPPKEKHGEVQKRADLNVSDHELRSLRGDRSCSAYDLVDRMPFLYVRVVKAKRPKPETGSTVYSKLVIGTHSVKTRSESEGKDWDQVFAFDKEGLNSTSLEVSVWSEEVKEGDEKSESSLGTVSFDLQEVPKRVPPDSPLAPQWYTLESETSPGNDVMLAVWIGTQADEAFQEAWQSDSGGLIPETRAKVYLSPKLWYLRLTVIQTQDLQLGSGPEAKARNPELYVKAQLGAQVFKTGRASPGSANPTWNEDLVFVAAEPFEPFLVVTVEDVSNSKTVGHAKLHVASIERRTDDRTDPKSRWFNLSSEDESNSYTGRIHVRVCLEGGYHVIDETAHVTSDVRASAKQLAKPPIGLLEVGIRGAANLLPVKTNDGTRGTTDAYVVAKYGPKWVRTRTIMDRFNPRWNEQYTWDVFDPCTVLTIGVFDNGRYKRGEDGEPNRDCRVGKVRVRLSTLDTNRVYVNSYSLVVLLPSGAKRMGEIEIAVRFSCSSWLSLMQAYASPILPRMHYVRPFGPAQQDILRQTAMKIVTARLARSEPALGQEVVQFMLDSDTHVWSMRRSKANWFRVVGCLSRVATLLGWVDGIRTWVHPPRTVLVHVLLAAIVLCPYLLLPTVFMYAFLILVLRFRYRHRVPQNMDPRMSYVDMVSLDELDEEFDGFPTTRPAEVVRIRYDRLRALAGRAQTLLGDVAAQGERLEALFSWRDPRATGLFAVLCLVMSLLFYAVPFRGFVLVAGFYYLRHPRFRDDMPSIPANFFRRLPSFSDQIM